A portion of the Motacilla alba alba isolate MOTALB_02 chromosome 19, Motacilla_alba_V1.0_pri, whole genome shotgun sequence genome contains these proteins:
- the SMYD4 gene encoding SET and MYND domain-containing protein 4 isoform X1 produces MAVMALPAAEWRGRAARLWAALGPAPRERLAAASLGDAVRLGCDLLRTEEEEEAALVQLCHRSPTDKKPEAAGWYREQGNQEFKRGQYQAALRLYSKAASHELPGSPELSVCFANRSAALLHLGHFEVCLEDIARAESHGYPDKLLPKVLLRKAECLLCLGRLQDAQDILRVLESKIALDGVMTTHLTQLKKLSQLKVKLGEKQRCPEPAREARGGTQGEPEIWEENSRISGASSSLSLSFDAERGRHLVASQDIMPGQSLVKEEAFVSVLCPGESLPLQDGDTAWDTRATNADLYCHRCLRQLLASVPCQGCSYAKYCSQDCADVAWQQYHRTECSLGALLLTLGVFCHVALRTVLLAGFAEVSRLVAGSHRGDKNFQNPEASCKPLSEAADAGAGSRGCDSSVVPGCDSSGWYQSSYQALFHLLPHTEQHSPEHKFLCTLSVVALCKQLQAAGLGAAVLSQESPQQWSKLKTCEKTSDELSPELKTVAEAMLRHVLQLQCNAQAITVMQELGPGDGAVVDKKPVRLATAFFPVLSLLNHSCCPNTSVSFSGTAATVRAAQPISSGQEVLHCYGPHRCRMGVAERQQLLSQYFFECRCPACLQELESGVKSVVSIRNSFCCPKCQAQMQGEEDTLCCSNEACATSVSRDHLSGRLQDLQQQIKKALDLLRVRKADQAIKMLLKCQMDAGTFLSPEHLLMGEMEDHLAQVYATLGKWQEAARHLKKSIEIVEMHHGPSSVETGHELFKLAQILFNGFAVSEALSTIQRAEGILSVHFGPQSAQIQELQEMKACLSELPRNILQRT; encoded by the exons ATGGCGGTGATGGCGCTGCCGGCGGCCGAGtggcggggccgcgccgcccggcTCTGGGCCGCGCTGGGCCCGGCGCCGCGGGAGCGGCTGGCGGCGGCTTCGCTTGGCGACGCGGTGCGGCTGGGCTGCGATCTGCTCCG GaccgaggaggaggaggaggcagcccTGGTGCAGTTGTGCCACCGGTCCCCCACGGACAAGAAGCCGGAGGCCGCCGGCTGGTACCGGGAGCAGGGCAACCAGGAATTCAAGAGGGGCCAGTACCAGGCTGCCCTGAGGCTCTACTCCAAG gcagcatcCCACGAGCTCCCTGGGAGCCCCGAGCTGTCCGTGTGCTTTGCCAACCGCTCGGCCGCCCTCCTCCACCTGGGGCACTTTGAG gttTGTCTGGAAGATATTGCCAGGGCTGAAAGCCACGGCTATCCTGACAAGCTGCTGCCCAAGGTCCTGCTGCGGAAAGCTGAGTGTctcctgtgcctggggaggtTACAGGATGCACAGGATATCCTCAGAGTGCTGGAGAGTAAAATTGCTCTGGATGGGGTCATGACTACACACCTGACACAGCTAAAAAAGCTAAGTCAGCTGAAGGTTAAATTAGGTGAGAAACAGAGGTGTCCAGAGCCTGCACGAGAAGCACGTGGTGGCACTCAAGGGGAGCCAGAGATCTGGGAAGAGAACAGCAGGATTTCAGGAGCATCTTCATCCCTGAGCTTGAGTTTTGATGCAGAGAGAGGACGTCACTTGGTGGCTTCCCAAGACATCATGCCAGGACAGAGCCTGGTGAAGGAGGAGGCCTTTGTGAGcgtgctgtgcccaggggagAGCCTTCCTCTGCAGGATGGTGACACGGCGTGGGACACTCGAGCCACCAACGCAGATCTTTACTGCCACCGCTGtctgaggcagctcctggcctcGGTGCCTTGCCAGGGCTGCAGTTATGCCAAGTACTGCAGCCAGGACTGTGCAGACGTGGCATGGCAGCAGTACCACAGGACAGAGTGTTCCCTGGGAGCGCTGCTCCTCACGCTGGGGGTCTTCTGCCACGTGGCCTTGAGGACTGTCCTGCTGGCAGGATTTGCAGAGGTTAGCAGGCTGGTGGCAGGGTCCCACCGTGGGGACAAGAACTTTCAGAACCCTGAGGCAAGCTGCAAGCCTCTCAGTGAGGCAGCAgatgcaggagctggcagcagaggttGTGACAGCAGTGTTGTCCCTGGTTGTGACAGCAGTGGTTGGTACCAGAGCTCTTACCAAGCTCTGTTCCACCTTTTGCCCcacactgagcagcacagccctgagcacaaGTTCCTCTGCACTCTCAGTGTGGTAGCTCTGTGCAAACAGCTGCAAGCAGctggcctgggggctgctgtgtTGAGTCAGGAATCACCTCAGCAGTGGTCCAAACTAAAGACATGTGAGAAAACCTCCGATGAATTGTCCCCAGAGTTGAAGACTGTGGCAGAAGCAATGCTGAGGCACGTGTTGCAGCTGCAGTGTAATGCTCAAGCAATCACTGTAATGCAGGAGCTGG GGCCTGGAGATGGGGCTGTTGTAGATAAGAAGCCTGTGAGGCTGGCAACAGCCTTCTTCCCTGTCCTCAGCCTCCTGAACCACTCGTGCTGCCCCAACACCAGCGTGTCATTCAGCGGGACAGCTGCCACtgtcagggcagcacagccaatCTCAAGTGGCCAAGAGGTTTTGCATTGCTATG GGCCTCACAGGTGTAGGATGGGGGTTGCTGAgagacagcagctcctcagtcaGTATTTCTTCGAGTGTCGCTGCCCGGCGTGCCTCCAGGAGTTAGAGTCTGGTGTCAAGAGTGTGGTGTCCATCAGAAATTCGTTCTGCTGTCCCAAATGCCAGGCTCAAATGCAG GGGGAAGAAGACACACTTTGCTGTTCAAATGAAGCTTGTGCAACCTCAGTCAGCAGAGATCACCTGTCTGGCCGTTTACAGGACCTTCAGCAACAAATCAAGAAAGCTTTAGACCTGCTGAGAGTCAGGAAGGCTG atCAGGCTATCAAAATGCTCCTGAAGTGTCAGATGGATGCTGGAACCTTCTTGTCTCCAGAGCATTTGCTGATGGGAGAGATGGAGGATCATCTGGCACAGGTCTATGCTACTCTTG GGAAGTGGCAGGAAGCAGCCAGACACCTGAAGAAGAGTATTGAGATTGTGGAAATGCACCATGGGCCATCAAGTGTAGAAACAGGCCATGAACTTTTCAAGCTGGCACAAATCCTCTTCAATGG ATTTGCAGTTTCTGAAGCTCTGAGCACGATTCAAAGAGCAGAGGGGATTTTGTCAGTGCACTTTGGTCCTCAGAGTGCTCAGATCCAGGAACTACAAGAGATGAAGGCCTGCCTGTCAGAGCTTCCCAGAAACATCCTTCAGAGGACTTAA
- the SMYD4 gene encoding SET and MYND domain-containing protein 4 isoform X2, whose amino-acid sequence MAVMALPAAEWRGRAARLWAALGPAPRERLAAASLGDAVRLGCDLLRTEEEEEAALVQLCHRSPTDKKPEAAGWYREQGNQEFKRGQYQAALRLYSKAASHELPGSPELSVCFANRSAALLHLGHFEVCLEDIARAESHGYPDKLLPKVLLRKAECLLCLGRLQDAQDILRVLESKIALDGVMTTHLTQLKKLSQLKVKLGPGDGAVVDKKPVRLATAFFPVLSLLNHSCCPNTSVSFSGTAATVRAAQPISSGQEVLHCYGPHRCRMGVAERQQLLSQYFFECRCPACLQELESGVKSVVSIRNSFCCPKCQAQMQGEEDTLCCSNEACATSVSRDHLSGRLQDLQQQIKKALDLLRVRKADQAIKMLLKCQMDAGTFLSPEHLLMGEMEDHLAQVYATLGKWQEAARHLKKSIEIVEMHHGPSSVETGHELFKLAQILFNGFAVSEALSTIQRAEGILSVHFGPQSAQIQELQEMKACLSELPRNILQRT is encoded by the exons ATGGCGGTGATGGCGCTGCCGGCGGCCGAGtggcggggccgcgccgcccggcTCTGGGCCGCGCTGGGCCCGGCGCCGCGGGAGCGGCTGGCGGCGGCTTCGCTTGGCGACGCGGTGCGGCTGGGCTGCGATCTGCTCCG GaccgaggaggaggaggaggcagcccTGGTGCAGTTGTGCCACCGGTCCCCCACGGACAAGAAGCCGGAGGCCGCCGGCTGGTACCGGGAGCAGGGCAACCAGGAATTCAAGAGGGGCCAGTACCAGGCTGCCCTGAGGCTCTACTCCAAG gcagcatcCCACGAGCTCCCTGGGAGCCCCGAGCTGTCCGTGTGCTTTGCCAACCGCTCGGCCGCCCTCCTCCACCTGGGGCACTTTGAG gttTGTCTGGAAGATATTGCCAGGGCTGAAAGCCACGGCTATCCTGACAAGCTGCTGCCCAAGGTCCTGCTGCGGAAAGCTGAGTGTctcctgtgcctggggaggtTACAGGATGCACAGGATATCCTCAGAGTGCTGGAGAGTAAAATTGCTCTGGATGGGGTCATGACTACACACCTGACACAGCTAAAAAAGCTAAGTCAGCTGAAGGTTAAATTAG GGCCTGGAGATGGGGCTGTTGTAGATAAGAAGCCTGTGAGGCTGGCAACAGCCTTCTTCCCTGTCCTCAGCCTCCTGAACCACTCGTGCTGCCCCAACACCAGCGTGTCATTCAGCGGGACAGCTGCCACtgtcagggcagcacagccaatCTCAAGTGGCCAAGAGGTTTTGCATTGCTATG GGCCTCACAGGTGTAGGATGGGGGTTGCTGAgagacagcagctcctcagtcaGTATTTCTTCGAGTGTCGCTGCCCGGCGTGCCTCCAGGAGTTAGAGTCTGGTGTCAAGAGTGTGGTGTCCATCAGAAATTCGTTCTGCTGTCCCAAATGCCAGGCTCAAATGCAG GGGGAAGAAGACACACTTTGCTGTTCAAATGAAGCTTGTGCAACCTCAGTCAGCAGAGATCACCTGTCTGGCCGTTTACAGGACCTTCAGCAACAAATCAAGAAAGCTTTAGACCTGCTGAGAGTCAGGAAGGCTG atCAGGCTATCAAAATGCTCCTGAAGTGTCAGATGGATGCTGGAACCTTCTTGTCTCCAGAGCATTTGCTGATGGGAGAGATGGAGGATCATCTGGCACAGGTCTATGCTACTCTTG GGAAGTGGCAGGAAGCAGCCAGACACCTGAAGAAGAGTATTGAGATTGTGGAAATGCACCATGGGCCATCAAGTGTAGAAACAGGCCATGAACTTTTCAAGCTGGCACAAATCCTCTTCAATGG ATTTGCAGTTTCTGAAGCTCTGAGCACGATTCAAAGAGCAGAGGGGATTTTGTCAGTGCACTTTGGTCCTCAGAGTGCTCAGATCCAGGAACTACAAGAGATGAAGGCCTGCCTGTCAGAGCTTCCCAGAAACATCCTTCAGAGGACTTAA